A region from the Benincasa hispida cultivar B227 chromosome 10, ASM972705v1, whole genome shotgun sequence genome encodes:
- the LOC120088019 gene encoding fasciclin-like arabinogalactan protein 7 yields MKLYMILLFGIWLILLCSSPTHARTAAKPPALSPIPAPEPAPAPAPAAKSVILADLLTVAGPFHKFLGYLESTKVIDTFQKQANDSEEGITIFVPKDTAFSSLKKPSLSNLTKDQLKSLLLFHGLPHYYTLADFNDLSQKSPITTFAGEQYTLNFTDASGTVHISSGWTNTKVSSSVLSTDPVAVYQVDHVLLPEAIFGNDFPPTPAPVPSPNVAPAADTPSAETEGSVSPSSAESPSSSFRISGGAIWSQLVLAISGGLLLF; encoded by the coding sequence ATGAAACTTTACATGATTCTCTTGTTTGGTATTTGGCTGATACTCCTGTGCTCTTCACCGACACATGCTCGAACTGCTGCTAAGCCTCCTGCACTTAGCCCGATTCCTGCACCGGAACCAGCCCCGGCACCGGCACCAGCTGCCAAATCTGTCATCCTCGCTGATTTGCTCACAGTAGCTGGTCCCTTCCACAAGTTCCTTGGCTACCTTGAATCCACTAAAGTCATTGACACCTTCCAAAAGCAAGCCAACGATTCTGAAGAGGGAATTACCATATTTGTGCCAAAAGATACTGCATTTTCATCCCTCAAGAAGCCTTCTCTGTCCAATCTCACCAAGGACCAACTCAAGTCACTGTTACTCTTTCATGGCTTACCACATTACTACACCCTGGCTGATTTCAACGACCTTAGCCAAAAGAGTCCCATTACAACATTTGCCGGTGAGCAGTACACATTGAATTTTACTGATGCATCTGGCACTGTACACATCAGCTCAGGCTGGACCAACACAAAAGTGAGTAGTAGTGTGCTTTCAACCGATCCTGTTGCAGTTTACCAAGTCGATCATGTACTCCTTCCGGAGGCAATCTTTGGTAATGATTTCCCTCCCACCCCGGCTCCAGTACCGAGCCCCAACGTTGCTCCTGCTGCTGATACTCCATCTGCTGAAACTGAGGGCAGTGTCTCTCCATCATCGGCAGAGTCACCGTCTTCTTCCTTTAGGATTTCCGGAGGAGCAATCTGGAGCCAGTTGGTTTTAGCAATTTCAGGTGGACTGCTCCTATTTTAG